From one Stieleria sp. JC731 genomic stretch:
- a CDS encoding transposase, which translates to MARLARCEIIDSSEPTVVHVINRTVRRCFLLGDDPISGQNFDHRKQWIEDLLERFAGLFGIELLCYSILSNHYHLILRTRPEIVAQWDDYEVSRRWLLICPRRKINGQAAIPTQSEIDSIRNCPTKIAEIRKRLSDVSWWMRLLNQRVAQRANRDDEQCGRFWQDRFRAIRIDDEASLLACAAYVDLNPIRAGLAQTIDRSEFTSIRLRIDSDRQAKHQSDRIRQNGQPARYRRDAFLAKLTIDERKDEVGVAESVSGHRLSDKGFLPISNAAYVELLEWTAIHRTKQKSLGDSHRDLPDALSQIGISHEAWRSLVDHFNTIFGHVAASLARLETCRSLQTNRHFRIRPEARRILASAA; encoded by the coding sequence ATGGCTCGACTTGCCCGATGTGAAATCATTGATTCCAGCGAACCGACCGTGGTCCACGTTATCAACCGGACTGTTCGACGCTGCTTTTTGCTCGGCGACGATCCAATTAGCGGGCAAAACTTCGACCACAGAAAACAATGGATCGAAGATTTACTCGAACGGTTCGCCGGTCTCTTTGGAATCGAATTACTTTGCTATAGCATCCTCTCCAACCACTATCACTTGATCCTCCGCACGCGGCCTGAGATCGTTGCGCAATGGGACGACTACGAAGTCTCAAGACGGTGGCTCTTGATCTGTCCACGGAGAAAGATTAACGGTCAAGCCGCGATCCCGACGCAATCGGAAATCGACTCAATTCGAAACTGCCCGACCAAAATCGCCGAAATTCGGAAAAGACTCTCTGATGTGAGTTGGTGGATGCGCTTGCTGAATCAGCGAGTCGCGCAACGTGCAAACCGAGATGACGAACAATGTGGTCGATTCTGGCAAGACCGGTTTCGAGCAATCCGAATCGATGATGAAGCTTCGTTGTTGGCCTGTGCTGCGTATGTGGATCTAAACCCGATTCGTGCGGGACTTGCCCAAACGATCGACCGAAGTGAGTTCACCTCGATACGCCTGAGAATTGATTCTGATCGGCAGGCTAAACACCAATCAGATAGGATCAGGCAAAACGGCCAACCGGCCCGTTACCGCCGTGATGCGTTCTTGGCGAAACTAACAATCGATGAGCGGAAAGATGAAGTTGGTGTCGCCGAAAGTGTGTCAGGGCATCGGTTAAGCGACAAAGGCTTTTTACCGATCAGCAACGCAGCTTATGTCGAACTGCTCGAGTGGACCGCTATTCACAGAACGAAACAGAAATCCCTGGGTGATTCACACCGCGACCTACCCGATGCGCTGAGTCAAATCGGAATCAGTCATGAAGCATGGAGAAGTCTAGTAGATCACTTCAATACGATTTTTGGCCATGTGGCTGCATCCTTGGCAAGGCTTGAAACTTGCCGAAGCCTTCAGACAAACAGGCATTTTCGAATCCGACCAGAGGCGAGACGAATACTGGCGTCGGCGGCTTAG
- the moeB gene encoding molybdopterin-synthase adenylyltransferase MoeB has protein sequence MSSNHTLSREELVRYARHAVLPEVGTLGQEKLKASSVLVIGTGGLGSPVCLYLAAAGVGRIGVVDFDHVDESNLQRQVIHHTSDIGRPKVDSAKERIAAINPFVDVQTFNERISSQNGFALVEGYDLVIDGTDNFATRYLVNDLCVLAGKPNCYGSIFRFEGQSSVLCHSDGPCYRCLYPQPPDPGLIPNCAEGGVLGVLPGMVGTIQANEAIKLLLGIGEPLIGRMLLIDALDMQFRQLTINRDPHCPVCGPNPTITSLIDYDQFCTNSPQGHSPNRGHSTEQPSNRGQSPDQGQSPWDIEPQELKRRLDVGESVTIVDVREPFEYEICNLGGRLIPLAELPNRLDELNREEPIVVHCKMGGRSTKATRLLRDAGFTTVENLRGGIKAWRSVIDNSLADY, from the coding sequence ATGTCTTCGAATCATACACTCAGTCGTGAAGAACTCGTTCGCTATGCCCGTCATGCGGTGTTGCCTGAGGTCGGTACCTTAGGCCAAGAAAAGTTGAAAGCTAGCTCGGTACTTGTGATCGGGACTGGTGGGTTGGGTTCGCCGGTTTGTCTATACCTAGCTGCGGCTGGTGTGGGACGAATCGGAGTCGTCGACTTTGATCATGTCGACGAGTCAAACCTGCAGCGTCAGGTCATTCATCACACGAGTGACATCGGCCGTCCCAAAGTCGACTCAGCGAAAGAGCGAATCGCGGCGATCAATCCTTTCGTCGACGTTCAAACCTTCAACGAAAGGATCTCAAGCCAGAACGGGTTTGCTCTTGTCGAAGGCTATGACTTGGTCATCGACGGCACTGACAACTTCGCAACGCGATACCTAGTCAATGACCTCTGTGTGTTGGCCGGCAAGCCGAATTGCTATGGAAGTATCTTCCGTTTTGAAGGCCAATCGTCAGTGCTATGCCATTCCGATGGTCCATGCTATCGCTGCTTGTACCCGCAACCGCCCGATCCAGGACTGATCCCGAATTGTGCCGAAGGCGGAGTTCTCGGTGTATTGCCTGGAATGGTCGGAACGATCCAGGCCAACGAGGCGATCAAGCTGCTACTTGGAATCGGTGAACCATTGATCGGTCGGATGCTACTGATCGATGCCCTGGACATGCAGTTCCGCCAGTTGACGATCAATCGCGATCCCCATTGCCCAGTATGCGGCCCCAATCCAACCATTACTTCACTCATCGACTACGACCAATTCTGCACCAACTCCCCTCAGGGACACAGCCCCAACCGGGGACACAGCACTGAGCAGCCATCAAACCGGGGACAGAGCCCAGATCAGGGACAGAGCCCTTGGGATATCGAGCCCCAGGAACTTAAACGGCGACTGGACGTGGGCGAATCAGTAACAATTGTCGATGTGCGAGAACCCTTCGAGTACGAAATCTGCAATTTGGGTGGACGTTTGATCCCGCTAGCAGAGCTTCCAAATCGCCTCGACGAATTGAATCGCGAGGAACCGATTGTCGTCCATTGCAAAATGGGGGGACGTAGCACGAAAGCTACGCGACTATTGAGAGATGCGGGATTCACCACCGTTGAAAACTTACGTGGTGGAATCAAAGCCTGGAGATCAGTAATCGACAACTCGCTCGCCGATTACTGA
- a CDS encoding MoaD/ThiS family protein, translating to MKVIIPTAFRKHTDGKKNIDVTGSNVGDVISGLIQAYPNLRDSLYTPADELVQFVGVFVNEKNIRDLEGVNTSVDDRDELLLVPAIAGG from the coding sequence ATGAAAGTCATCATTCCGACCGCCTTCCGTAAACATACTGACGGCAAAAAGAATATCGATGTCACCGGTTCGAATGTCGGCGATGTAATCTCCGGTTTGATCCAAGCTTATCCAAACCTGCGAGATAGCCTCTACACGCCAGCCGACGAACTTGTTCAGTTTGTTGGTGTGTTCGTCAACGAAAAGAACATTCGTGATCTCGAAGGCGTGAACACTTCCGTTGATGACCGTGACGAGCTTTTGTTGGTCCCCGCGATTGCAGGAGGCTAG